From a region of the Deinococcus aerophilus genome:
- a CDS encoding EAL domain-containing protein: SHLPSSPPATLPPRCDLPRGPLDWVHSNLTRLGNHRAFQESFQIACQAAAVSESPLTLARIDVDEFKNINDLYGHLYGDQILSRLGQHLQQQFPGAAFRIGGDEFAVLLNSPPSGAVASLHQLCQRVKHAEPLTLSVGTSSIAAHTQDPTDLHAQADAALYEAKRQGRDRVVHYSEVVNHTPVTPQERNKAVRGILEQQQVDVAFQVIWDIRRDRPFAYEALARFPEASEPLGPQEVFDIAATLGRVPELDRLCWTRALSRAASLPADTLLFINFSPLTLERDELLAPALLTAVEAAGLRAGQVVLEITEQGVGHLTPLLRQMNHLREAGFQLALDDTGAGNSGLGILRQLHIDFIKLDRTLGSRAPDDRAANAAMAAMLAYSGHMGSRVVVEGIETPTMLRHAISLGADLAQGFLLGRPATDFDVPQ, encoded by the coding sequence TCCCACCTGCCGAGTTCGCCGCCCGCTACACTGCCGCCCAGATGTGACTTGCCCCGCGGTCCGCTTGATTGGGTTCACTCCAATCTGACCCGGCTGGGCAACCACCGTGCTTTCCAGGAATCGTTTCAAATTGCGTGCCAAGCTGCAGCGGTCAGCGAAAGCCCACTCACCCTGGCGCGCATTGATGTTGATGAATTCAAGAACATCAATGACCTGTACGGCCACCTGTACGGCGATCAGATATTGAGTCGGCTGGGACAGCATCTCCAGCAGCAATTCCCCGGCGCGGCTTTCCGGATCGGAGGCGACGAATTCGCCGTGCTGCTGAACAGTCCCCCGAGCGGGGCGGTGGCCTCGCTTCATCAGCTGTGTCAACGGGTCAAGCATGCCGAACCCCTGACCCTGAGTGTGGGCACCAGTTCCATCGCTGCCCACACTCAGGATCCCACGGATCTGCATGCGCAGGCCGACGCGGCGCTGTACGAAGCCAAGCGTCAGGGAAGAGACCGCGTGGTGCACTACAGCGAGGTCGTCAACCACACGCCGGTCACGCCTCAGGAACGCAACAAGGCTGTGCGCGGCATTCTGGAGCAGCAACAGGTCGACGTTGCTTTTCAGGTGATCTGGGACATCCGGCGCGACCGGCCTTTCGCCTACGAGGCGCTGGCCCGGTTTCCGGAGGCGTCTGAGCCTCTGGGTCCGCAAGAGGTGTTTGATATCGCCGCCACTCTGGGCCGCGTGCCGGAACTGGACCGTCTGTGCTGGACCCGGGCACTCAGTCGCGCTGCTTCCCTGCCGGCCGATACCCTGCTCTTCATTAATTTCTCTCCATTGACGCTTGAGCGCGACGAATTGCTGGCTCCAGCTCTGCTGACGGCCGTGGAAGCTGCAGGGCTGAGGGCTGGGCAGGTGGTCCTGGAAATCACGGAACAAGGCGTCGGGCACCTCACGCCGCTGCTGCGGCAGATGAACCACCTGCGTGAGGCAGGCTTTCAGCTGGCGCTGGACGACACAGGCGCAGGCAATTCGGGACTGGGAATTTTACGCCAGCTGCACATCGACTTCATCAAACTGGACCGCACCCTGGGCTCCAGGGCCCCGGACGACCGCGCCGCGAACGCTGCGATGGCTGCCATGTTGGCCTACAGCGGACATATGGGAAGTCGTGTGGTGGTTGAAGGCATTGAGACGCCGACCATGCTCCGTCATGCCATCAGTCTGG